AAAGGATGGGGGTTCAGGGGCCGGCTCTTCAGTTCGGGATGGAACTGCACCCCCACGAACCAGGGGTGGTTGGGGAGCTCGACCATCTCCACCAGGTTCCCGTCGGGGGAGACCCCGGAGAGCTTCAAGCCCTTGGCCTTGGCCTTTTCCCGGTAGGCGTTGTTGAACTCATAGCGGTGCCGGTGCCGTTCATGGATGAGGGTCTGCTTGTAGGCCTGGTAGGCCTTGGTGCCCTTTTCCACCTTGCAGGGGTAGGAGCCCAGCCGCATGGTGCCGCCCAGTCCTTGGACCTTGAGCTGGTCCTCCATGATGGAAATGACCTCATCGGGCGTCTTCTGGTTGAACTCGCCGCTATTGGCCTGTTTGAGCCCCAGCACGTTGCGTGAGAACTCGATGAAGGCGCATTGCATGCCCAGGCAGATCCCGAAGAAGGGGATCCTCTTCTCCCGAACGTAACGCACCACCTGGATCTTGCCTTCGATGCCCCGGTCCCCGAACCCGCCTGGCACCAGCACCCCGGAAACGCCCCGGAGCAGGGCGGCGGCGCCGACCCTTTCCACTTCCTCCGAATCCACCCAGCGCAGTTTCACCCGGGCCTGGTTGGGGACCCCCGCGTGGATGAAGGATTCGATGATGGATTTGTAGGCGTCGTGGAGCTCCACGTACTTGCCCGCGATGGCGATCTCCACCTCCCGTTTCGGATGGTAGATCTGGTTCACGAACTTGGCCCATTGGGTCATGTTGGCGTGGGAGGAGGCCCTGAGCTTGAGCTTCTTGACCAGGAAATCGTCCAGACCCTGCAGGTGGAACAGGAGGGGCACCTCGTAGATGGACTTGGCGTCCAGCGCCTCGAAGACCGCCTTGGGCTCCACGTTGCAGAAGAGGGAGATCTTGGCCTTGGTCTCCTCGGTGAGGTGCTTCTCGGTGCGGCAGAGGATCACGTCGGGCTGGATCCCGATGCCCCGGAGTTCGGCCACCGTCTTCTGGGTGGGCTTGGTCTTGAGCTCGCCCGAGGCCCCGATGTAGGGGAGCAGGGTCAGGTGGATGTTCACCACGTTGTCGTTCCCCACGTCGAAGCGGAACTGCCGGATGGCCTCCAGGAAGGGCAGGCTCTCGATGTCCCCGATGGTCCCACCCACCTCCACCATCACCACGTCGACCTTCTGCTCGTTGGAGACCTTGAGGATGGCTTCCTTGATCTCATTGGTGATGTGGGGCACCACCTGGACCGTCTTGCCCAGGTAATCGCCCCGGCGTTCCTTGGAAATGACCGCGTTGTAGATCTTGCCGCTGGTCACGTTGTTGGATCGGCTCAAGGTCACGGAAAGGAAGCGCTCGTAATGGCCCAGGTCCAGGTCCGTCTCGGCGCCGTCGTCCAGCACGAAGACCTCGCCATGCTGGTAGGGGCTCATGGTGCCCGGGTCCACGTTCAGGTAGGGGTCGAACTTGGCGATGGTCACCTTCAGCCCCCGGGATTCCAAGAGGCGGGCAATGGAGGCCGAAGCGATCCCCTTGCCCAAAGATGAGACCACGCCGCCGGTCACGAAAATATATTTGGTCATTTCTTCCTGTTCCTTAGGTATTTTTCCACTTTACGGACATCCGCGGGGACATCCACCGCGATGGATTCGACCTTCCGGACCGCCGCCCGGATCAGGACCCCGTTCTCCATGGCCCTCAATTGTTCCAGTTTCTCCGTCAATTCCAGGGGGGTGGGCTTGAGGGAGGCCATCAACTGCAGCCAGGCCGGGCGGTAGCCGTAAAGGCCCATATGTTTATAGGCCTTGGGCATTCCCCCGCCGTCCCGGGGGTAGGGGATGGGAGCCCGGGAGAAATAAAGCACGTCCCCCTTGGGCCCCAGCACCGCCTTCACCACGTTGGGATCGAGCCATTCCTTCTTATCGGAAAGCGGGATGACCACGGTGGACATGAGCACCCGGGAGTCGGCCTGGAGGACCTCCACCGCCGCGTCGATGGCGGCTGGCGCCATGACCGGTTCATCGCCCTGGATGTTCACGATCAGATCGGCCTTCTGGGAGCGCACGGCGTAGGCGATGCGGTCGGTCCCGGACTTCAGCTTCGGGGGCGTCATGACCGCCTTGGCGCCGGCCGCCTCCACCGCCCGGGCGATACGTTCGTCGTCGGTGGCCACCCAGACCTCGGTCAGCCGCTTGGCCTTCCGGGCCTGCCGGACGACCCGCACGATCATGGGGACCCCGGCGATGGGGGCCAGGGGCTTGCCCGGGAACCTCTGGGCGCCGTAACGGGAAGGGATAACGCCTATGACCTTTGTTTTCGAAGCCATTAAACCCGCCCCTCGAATTTTGAATGACCGGATTTTTTCGGCCGATGTTCCGCCGAAAAAAGACCAAAATTCGTAATTAAAAATTCAAAACTCATGATTGCCTTCCATAACGGTCCCTCACCATCTGGATCAGGTTGGTCGTGGAACGGCCTTCCACCACGGGAATGTTGAGCACCTGGCCGCCCCGGGCCTTGACCAGGTCGCCCCCGATGATCTTGTCCAGGGCCCAATCCCCGCCCTTGACCAGCACGTCGGGCCGGAGGATCTCGATGGCCTTGTAGGGGTCCGGTTCCTCGAAAAAGGTGGTGAAATCGACGCAGGAAAGGGAAAGGAGCATCTCGGCCCGTTCGGCCAGGGGAAGGAGGGGCTTCAGGGGGCCCTTGATGCGCCGCACGGATTCATCGCTGTTGAGGGCCACCACCAAAAGGTCGCCCTTGGACCGGGCCGCCTGGAGATAGGTGACATGCCCCAGGTGCATCAGGTCGAAAACACCGTTGGTGAAGACTACTTTTTGGCCTTGCTTTTGAAGGTTCTGGAGGACGGGGGCTAACTTGGAAGGTTCTAAAAATCGGTCCAATTCATTTCTACTTCCGCTGGGATGCACGATTATAGGGGAAGGCATCCGTTCAAGCAACCCACTCTTGGTCCCGCCGGCGGGCACGGCCCTGTGTTAGCATGCCGGTACCACGATCCCCGGAGGGAATGGATGGTCCCGTTGGGCCGGAATGTCTCCTACAATCCCCTCGGGTTCTTTCCCATCCTCCTCCTTGCCCACAGCTCCATCGCTTACGGGAACTTCGGGATCGAGGCTGAACTTTGGATCGGTGTCTTCGGCATCCTGCTGCCGGTCCTGCTGGGGCTCCACCTGGCCGCCGGTGAAAAAAGCGCCGCCCGGCGAACCCCTCCCTTCTGGCAGGTCGAATTCCTTCCAACGGTCCCCCCGGCCGCCTGGGTCCTATTGATCCTGTCCTTGGGGTTCCTGCATCTTTTTGGATGGGGACGGATCCCCTCATGGCCCCTGATGGACGAGGGACAATTCGCGTTCTATGCCGACCAGTTCAACCGCACCGGGCGAACGGCCCTTTTGCTCGGGAACGTGCAGATCGAGCCCCTATTCACCTGGATCCTGGCCTTGTTCTTCAGGCTCTTCGGCGTTTCCCTGGGAACCATCCGCCTCTTTCCGGCCCTCCTTTTCCTTTTCGCATTGGGATCCGGTTATTGGGCCTCCAGGAAATACTTCTCAAGGTCCTTTTCTTTTCTTCTCCTGGCCCTTTACGGCTCCGCCTTCTGGTCCCAGGTCTGTTCACGTCAATGCCTCCAATCGGACATGGTCCCCCTGTTCCAGTTCCTGCTCCTGGGGCTCTTGGGTTCCTATTCGTTGGGAAAGGCCCGTTCCCAACGGACTTGGGGGCTCCTTTTCGGTTCGATCCTGGGGGCGGGGCTCTATCTCTACACCGTCTGGCCGGTCATCATCCCACCCACCCTCGCCATCCTTTTGCATCACGCCCGGGCGCCGGCGGGGTCCAAGCCGCGGGTCCTTCGCTGGACCCTCACAGCCCTGGTCCTGGTTTCCACCCCCATGGTCCTGGCGCGCTTTTCCGACGGCGGCATGGGCTATATCCATTCCATCCTTGGGCCCCAAAGGATCCTTTGGCACCTGGCCGCCCTCTTTTTCAACGGGATGGGAAGCGTACCTTATGGACCCGCCTGGGGCGGGCTCTTGAACAGTGTCCTGGCTTCCTGTTTTTGGATCGGGGTCATCGAATCCTTCCGGGAAAGGGGAAGACCCCTCATCCGGTGGATCGCGTTCTCGGCCCCCTTCTTCCTCCTTCCTGAGATCCTGACCCGTCACGTGGAAATGCACCGCGCCGTTCTCCTGTTCCCCCTGCTCATGGTGATCGCGGCTTTCGGGGTCCAAACCCTGGTCCAGAGAGTTTCCAGCGGTCCAAAGGGACGATGGGCCCTCACCGCGCTCATCCTCGCCATTTCCGCTTCACTGGATCTTTACCACTATTCGGGCCCTTTCCAGGCGGATCGACTCAAGACCTCCAACCCGAACCATTGGATGTCCGTCGGATTGGCGCGGTCCTACCGGGTCCTGCAAGAACGGTCCCAACAAGGGGAAAATTTCCTGCTCTTGGGCCATTTGAACAACAATTCCAAGGACGCGACCTTCGACCTGGCCGCCGCGCCCTTCGAGAAGGCCTGGACCGCCGCGACCGGCCCGCGATGGGTCGTCCTGTTGACCAACGTCCATTACCAGCCTTTCCTGAGCGGTAAATTCCCGGGCTCCCATTGGGATCGACCCTTTCCCGATCCACCCAACGACGACGACAATCTCGTTCTTTTCTGGACCCCCTATGATGACCGGACCCGAAAGACCTTGGACCCCTGGATCCAGGCCGATCCGTTCTTCAAGGAGATGGGGGATGAATATCTGTACTACCACGATGTAAAAAGCCTCGAGCGGAACATCCTTCGGCTCGAGGCCGCCGGGAAGGAATTCAACAAGGACCCCTTCCTGATGGCCCAACGGGGGGAAAGAATGGCGCTTTACACTTTCCTGGCGCCGGACTTGGACCGCCGTCAGGCCGTGAAGGCCCTTCAAGAGGCCGTTCGGGTCTGTCCGGCCGCCCATTTATACGATGCCTTGGGAATGCTCCGGCTCGAAGAAGGCGATCTGTCGGCGGCCCGCAACGCCTTTGAAACGGCCCATCGGATGCCTTTGGACCATACGAACGCCATGGAAAACCTGCGGCATTTACCGCGACCGTGACCCTAAAGGTCCTTCGGATCCGTTCGTAGCGTTAGCCTCACCACTTCCGGGTTGCAATAGGTCCTGAGCGGCGGGTAACAACCGATGCCCCGGTGGATGTAGATGACCGTGTCCTTTTCCCGGTGGAACCCGCCGGCGTATTTGCGTCCCTCGTTCGCCGGGACCACCAGCGGCCCGAGGACGGGAAAGCAGATCTGCCCGCCGTGGCAATGGCCCGAGAGCTGGAGGTTCGCCCGGGTCTTGTGGGCCAGGTAAAGATGGTCCGGCTGGTGGGCCAGGAGGATCTTGGCGTCGCCCTTCGCCTTCAAGAGCGGTTCGTCGTTCTTCTCGCCCACCCATTTATCGTCCACACCCATGAGGGCCAGTCTCTTTCCTTTGACCTTGAGGTCCACCACTTCGTTCTGGAGCACCCGGATCCCGTCCGCTTCAAGGGCTTGCCGCATGGCATGGGCCCCCGCCCAATGGTCGTGGTTCCCCAAGAGGGCGTAAACGCCCAACCGGGCTTTGAAACCCTTCAAGAGCCCCTGCATGATGGCGATGTGCTTGGTGAAAGAGACGAAATCACCCGTCAGGACAAAAAGATCGGCCTTCAGTTTCTGGGCCTCCTTCACCACGAAGCGGACGTAATCCTGGTGGATGTATTTCCCGAAATGGATGTCGGACAACTGGACGATCGTCAATCCGTCGAAGGCCCGGGGCCAGCGCGGAAGGGCTACTTCGTACTCCACCACCTTCAGGTCGAAACACTGGTTGGGAAAGCCGACGAAGCGGGTGAAGGCGAAGGGCGCAGGCCAACGGGAAGGTCGGTTGGGGTAATGGCTGCGGACCTCCCGGTAGGTCGCGGGTTTCTTGCGGAACAACAGCCACCAGGCGTGGTCCACCCAGAGGGCGGCCACCCAAAGGAAGACCAGGGCAAGGAAAAGCTTCCAAACCCAGGCCAGGCCCGGGAGCGAACCCCAGGTGAAATCCCAGGAATCGGCCAGGAGATAAGAGGGCGAGATCTGGACGGTCAGGAAAAAGAAGGTCCAAAGGAACTCATTGACCCCGTGATGGGGCCGGATGCCGATGCGGTTGGTGAGGAAGACGAAGATATGGAACTGGAGGAGGCAATAGACCCAGAAAAGCGGCTCAGAAAAGATCATTTCGCCCAATTCTTAGTTTTGAATTCTTGATTCTTAATTAAAAACTCAGAATTAAAAATTAAGAATTGCCGTTACCGGTTCATCTCTTCCAAGAGGCGCTGGCTGAGCTCCTCGGCCGAAACGGTGGCCACGCCCAGCTTCTCCACCTCGATGCCCGCGGCGTAATTGGCGAGGGCCGCCGCCTGGAGCAGGCTGGCGCCCGCGGTCAGGGCCAGGGTCAGGGTGGCGATGACGGTGTCCCCGGCGCCCGACACATCATAGACCTCCCGGGCGACGGTCGGGATGGTGCGGGGGGTGTGGCCCGTCTCGAAGATGGTCATGCCGTGCTCGCTGCGGGTGAGCACCACGGCCTTGCAATCCAGCTTCTTCATGACCTTGCTGCCGATGGATTCGAAGGTCTGGCCGACCGCTTCGGTCCCCAAGGCCTCGGTGACTTCCTTCATGTTGGGCTTCATGACGGTCACGCCCTTGAACTCGAAGAAATTATGGAATTTCGGGTCGACGGTGATGATCTTCTTGTGGGCCTTGGCGTAGGCGATGACCTTGCGGATGACCTTGGTGGTCAAAAGACCCTTGTTGTAGTCCTCGAAAATAAGGCCGTCCGCGTCCTTCAGGGCCTGGCAGGCCTTCTGGATGACCTGGTCCTGCTGGCGCTCGTTCAGGGCCGATTTGACCTCCCGGTCGATGCGCACCACTTGCTGGGTATGGGCGATGACGCGGGTCTTTTCGGTGGTGGGACGGTCGGAAAGGGTGAGGATCCCCTTGGTCTCGACCTTCTGTTCCTTCAATTCGCGGATGAGTTCCTTGCCCGCCTGGTCCTTCCCGACGGAGCCGATGATGGCGGAGCGGCCGCCCAGCGCCGTAATGTTGGCCGCCACGTTGGCCGCGCCGCCCGGCATTTTCCGGTCCTTTTCGTTGATCTCGACCACCGGGATGGGGGCTTCGGGGGAGATGCGGGCCACGGCCCCGCGGATATAGACGTCCAGCATGAGGTCGCCGATGACGACCACTTTCTTCTTTTGAAGGGCACCGACCAGGGCCAGGAGTTCGGTCTTATCGACGGAGGAGAGGAGGGTCTTGGGTTTCATGGGTTCGGGTCAGGGGAACATCGCGGATTCGATGAGTTCGCAGAACACGTGGCCCATCAGCATGTGGCATTCCTGGATGCGGTCGGTGGAGGAGGCGGGGACCACGATGGCAATGTCCACTTCCTTGGCGATCTTCCCGCCGTCGCGGCCCAAAAGGCCGATGGTGTGGACCTTGTTCTTCTTGGCGGCCAGGACGCCCTTCAGGACGTTCTCCGAGTTTCCCGAGGTGGAAAGGCCCACGGCCACGTCCCCCGCCACGCAGAGGCCCTCGATCTGGTGGGAATAGATCTGGTCATAACCGTAGTCGTTGCCGAGGGCGGTCAGGGTCGAGGTGTTCGTGTGCAGGGCGAGGGACATCAGGGCCCGGCGGCGCTTGAGGTAATCCCCCACCAGTTCGGCGGCGATATGCTGGGCGTCGGCGGCGCTGCCCCCGTTGCCGAACCAAACGGCCTTGTTCCCCCGCTTATAGGCCTCGACGAGGAGCTTGGCGGCCTGTTCGATCTGGGGCAGGCAACGCGACAAGAGGTTCTGTTTGACCTGGATGCTCTCTTCGATGCGTCCGCGGATCTTATCGATCATGTTCGATCCCTCCGAATGATGGGCACATTTTATCGTCCGGCCCGGGGGATAGCCACCCCAAAGGCCGGTAATATACTTGATGAGCCGGCCAACCCGCAGGAATAATGGAAAGCGAATTGAGTCCCCGACCCCGCACCAAAACTTCCCCGACCGGCGGCCTTCCCCCAAGGCATCTGTTCCTTCTTTTGACCTCCGCCTTCCTGTTCCGTCTCTTCTACGGGCTTTGTTCGGAGATCTGGTTCATCGACCAGCGGCAGGTCTATCTCATCGGGCTCAAATTCTTCTGCACGGGCCAGTGGCCCTTCTTCGGCGCGGATGTGGCGCCCGGCATCCAGCTTCCCGGCGCCCTGCAGGGGCTCGTGGTCGGGGTCCCCTTGATGTTGCTCCCCATCCCGGAGGCGCCGTACCTTTTCCTGAACATCCTTTCCTTCGCGGGGCTCGCCCTGTTCGGCTGGTATTGCACGAAAAGGCTCCCCCGGTTCCCGGCCTGGATCATCTATGGATGGCTCCTGACCGCGCCTTGGACCCTGCATTGGTCCACCAACATCGACAATGATTCCTACACCCTTTTCGCCTCCTGCCTTTTCTTCATGGGCTTCCTGGAGACGATCCCCGCCTTGCGGCGCGGTGTGATCGGCGGAAGCCTGTCCAACGCCTTCATGGGTTTCGGGTTCTTCTGGTCTGTCCAATTCCATATGTCCTATGTGCTTTTGGTCCCTTTCCTCCTCTATTCCGCCTATTCCCAATGGAAGGCGGGAGCCCGGGGGTTCGACGGTCCGGGCGGGTTCCTGGCGGGTTCGTTCCTTTCCGGGATCTTCCTTCTCCCCACCTTATGGGTCTATGGGCTCCACCAGGGGACCGGCGGCGCCGGGAACGCGGTGACCTTCAACCCGGGCAACATTCCGGACCTGCCGTTGATCCTGGTGCGTTTCCTCTTCCTGGCCTCCGCCGAGGTGCCCCGTTTCCTCGGGGCCCATACGGGGGACCGCCTGGAATTCCTCAGGCAGAACATCCTCTTGGCGCCCCTGGCTGTCTTGACCGCCCTGCTGGGGCTCCTCCAGGCCGTCGGACTGGCCATCGGATGGTTCCGTCAAAAGACGCACGAAAAGGACTGGCCGGCGGTCAAAAAATTGGCCCTGGGAACGGTGCTGCTGGTCTATGCCAGCTTCCTTTTCGCCATCAAACCCCCGGCGTCCCACACCTACTACCTGACACTTCCGGTGGCGATGCTTTACGGCTTCCATGTCTATAGCTCTTGGACGGGAAAGAAATGGTTCCTGGCGCTGGCAAAGCTGTTGTTGGTCGCCAACATCTTCTTCCACGCCGGACTGGCGATCCACGATCAGCCCGTCAAGTCGCTTTACAAGGACCGGGGGACCTTCACGAAGGCCATCGCGGAAAAGAACTACCATGGGCTGGGGGAAAGACGGCCGGACACGCTTTATTGAAGGGTCAGTTGGAGACCCGCGAGGTGAGCTTGCCGCCATCGCCCGACATGTCGGGCACCACCGCATCCAGCAGGGATACGTCGATGCTGCCGATCACGATGGCGCTCTTGATGCGCACCGGGATATGCCGGTCGTCGGCGGTGACCCAGAGATCGATGTCCTCTTTGTTGCGGAAGACCGTGCCGTATTTCACGAAGGGCTTGGCCTTGAAGCAATCGAAGGTCCCCGCCGGGCACTTCACCCTTTCCCGCCCCACCACCTTCACGATGAGTTTGTAGTTCTTCCCGCCCGAGCAGGTGGGAATGAGGTATTTCTTCCCCACTTCCAGCGGCAGGAGCCGGAAATAATAGAAACAGGAGATGATGTCCTGGGTGAAGGGCTGGACATCCAGATCCTCCACCGGTTCCTGGTTGTGCTGGCGGGTCAAGCGGTGCTTCAGCTGATCGTAGGTCTCGCGGTTGCGGGCCTGGTAGTCCCCCTCATGCACGTCGTTCTCGAAACCCCAGGTGATGAAATCCACCACGTCGAAGAAGCTGGTCTGTACGTCGTTGACCGGATAGAAGGTGCTGAAGGGGAAGGCCGTCTTGGCCCGGGCCACCAGGGGATAGCAGGGCCGGCCCTGGACCTTCTTGTAATCCTCCACCGACAGGGTGGCGTAGCCCCCCAGGACCCCGATGGCCCGCACCTCGAATGTCAGCTTTTCCCCCGACCCGAAGGCCTTGTTCGCCCGGGGCCGGGGCACCAGGGCCACGTCCTTCTCGTCCTGCGCCGTGTCGGCTTCCCCCAGGTCCGAAGGCGGGGTCTGGGCCGCCGCAGGACCCTTGGCCTTCTTGGCCGATTGTTCCCTTTTGGCGTCCATCTCCTTGCCATTGGGGAAATAGACCGGTTCCGCGATCGAGATCGTCCTGCCCACCGGCGGCTTCTTGGCCGGGTCCATCCTGTTCGCCCGGGCCAGGGCTTTCGCTTTCTTCGACGAACCGTAATAGGCCTCGGCCAGGAACTCCCAACTATCCCCGGGCTTCACCTCGTAGTGGAGGACCACCTTCTTCGACATTTCCTTCTCCAGGGAGACCGCGGTGGGGACCGGCGCCTCCTTCGTCGAGGAAATGTCCGTCCGGCCCTTGGCCACAAAAAGAAGGGAGCAACCGCCCAGGAGGAAAGGCAAGCAGGACAAGAAAAGGGGGAGGGGTCGCAAGCGCCTCACTTTTTGGCCTGGGCGATGTATTTTTCCATGGCTTCCAGGACCTCCTCCACCTTGATGGCGTCCATGACGTCGTGGAGCCGGCAGGTCCCCGCCTGGCAATCGGGACATGGGAGGTTGCGGGGCATGATCACGGTGGATTCATTGCCCCAAGGGCCCCAACGCACCGGGGTGGTCTGGGGAATGGTCCCAAAGAGGGCCACGGTCGGGGTGCCCACCGCCGCCGCCAGGTGCAGGGTCCCGGTGGAACCGGAAAGGAAGCAATCGGCCCTTTCATAGACCGCCGCGACCTGCCGGAGGGTGCATTCCCCGATCAAAAGCACCGGCTTCTGGTCCGGACCCACGCCCCGCACATGGGTCATGACCTGGGCGATGAGGGCGGTCTCGTCCGGCCCTCCCGTCACCACCACCTTGCGGCCCCGGTAGGCCATCTGGGAGATCACCTGGCCATAACGTTCCGGCTTCCAATTCTGGGCGGACCCCTTGTGGCCCGGGTGGACCACCAGGAAGCGGGCTTTGGGGGCGATCCCTTTTTCCTTCAGGAGGTCCGACACGAAGGCCCGGTCCGGGTCGGTCAGGGAAAAATGGATCTTGGGCGGCTTGGAAGCCACACCCATCGGTCCCAAAAGATCCAGGTTGTATTCGACCTCGTGTTTCTCGCAAAGGGAACGGTGGACCATGACCTTCTTGTTGAGGAAGGGGCTATACCAGCGATAGCCCGTGCCGACCCGCACCGGGATGCCGGCGAACCAAGCCGCCAGGACCTGTTGGGCACGGGGATAAAGGGCGAGGAAGACGTCCGGCGTCAAGGCCTTGAACCTTTGGACGGTCCGCCCGAACCCTTCCTTGGGATCATAGATCTCGACCGAATCGACCGCCGGATGGCCTTGGACGATCTCCTTGGCATAGCCGCTGACCAGGGCCGTCACCTTCGCGTCGGGGAAATTCTCCTTGAGGACCTGGAAGGTCGGCAGGGAAAGCAGCAGATCGCCGATCTTGTCGGTCCGGGCCACGAGGATGTGTTTGGGTCGCGGTTCATTCATTGATCTTGGTGTTCGGGTCCGAATATTTTTTGAGGATGACCTGGATGAGCTGCTCGGCTTCTTCATCCCCCGAATGGCCCAATAGGACGACCTTCCCCGGGAACCCGCCCAGGACCTGGGGCGCATCCCCCTGGCAGGCCAGGACATCCGGCTTCAGGGCGTTCAGGAACGGCACCACATCATCCTCGGAATAGGAGGTCACGAAATCCACCATCTCGAAGGCGGCCAGGATCCCGATCCGGTCCTCCAGGGGCAAGAGGGGCCTCCCCGGCCCCAAGGTCCTTTGAATGGAATCGTCGGAGGCCAGGGCCAGGACCAGGATATCGCCCAACCCCTTGGCTTCCCGCAAATAACGGGTATGGCCGACCCGGAGCAGGTCGAAGACCCCGAAGGCCAGGACCACCTTTTGCCCCTGGGTTCGCAGGTCCTTCACCAACCGCAGGCCGCCTTCTTTCAGGATGGTTCCCATGCTCTACTTCCCCTTGGCCAGGATGGAGTGGGCCGCCGTCAGGATGTCCGAGGCCACCCAGGTCTTCCCCAAAGGCTCCATCATCAGGCGCTTTTGATGCTCTTTCCCGTGACCGGTCCCCACCAGGATGCTCCCCGCGACCTTGGCGTTCCGCCCAAGGAGCATGTCGTCCATCTTGTCCCCCACGACGAAACTGCGTTTGAGGTCGATGGGATAACGCCGCAGGGCCTGTCGGACCATGCCCGTCCCCGGCTTGCGGCAGGAACAGGACCTGGAATACCTCTTCACCGTGCCTTTCGGGTGATGGGGGCAATAAAAGAAGGCGTCCAACCGAACGCCCTTCGCCTGGAGCATGGCCTTCAGTTTCCGGTGCACCTTCCCCACCATCCGTTCGGGGAAATAACCCCGGGCCACTCCCGATTGGTTCGAGACCACCAGGAGCAGGAACCCGGCCTTTTTCAACAGCTTCAGGGCGGCGGCTGTCTTCGAAAAAAGGCGGATCTGGGAGGGGTCGCTCAGGTATTCGGCGTCCCGGATGAGGGTGCCGTCCCGGTCCAGGAAGACCGCCGGTCTTTTACGGCGGGCCTTCCTCATTCCGCCCCCGCCCTCATCCGGGCGGTATCACGGAATTGCATCTTATAGAGCCTGGCGTAAAGTCCGCCCTTGGCCAGGAGCACGCCATGCTTCCCTTGCTCCACGATCCGGCCCTTGTCCACCACCAGGATCCGGTCCGCCCGGCGCACGGTGGAAAGTCGGTGGGCGATGACCAGGGTCGTGCGGTGGCCCATGAGTTCCTCCAGGGCCTTTTGCACCAACCGTTCGCTCTCGGTATCGAGGGCGGAGGTGGCCTCGTCCAGGATGAGCACCGGCGGGTTCTTCAAGAGGGCCCTCGCGATGGCCAGGCGTTGCCGTTGTCCCCCGGAAAGCTTGATGCCCCGCTCCCCGATGAGGGTGTTGAAGCCCTGCGGGGTGTTCTCGATGAATTCCTTGGCATAGGCGGCCTTGGCCGCTTCCTGCACGTCCCAGAAGGAGGCGCCGGGCCTTCCATAGGCGATGTTCTTGAGGATCGAATCGTGGAAGAGGATGGTCTCCTGGGTCACGATGCCCACTTGGGCCCGGAGGGAAGCCAATTTGAGGTGGGAGAGGTCCTTCCCGTCCCAAAGCACCTGGCCCGAGGTGGGCTGGTAGAAACGGGGGATGAGATCGGCGAGCGTGCTCTTGCCCCCGCCGGACGGGCCCACCAAGGCCACCACCTCGCCCTTGCGGACCTCGAAGCTGATGTCCCGGAGCACGGGATGCCCTTTCACGTACTCGAAGGAGACCTTTCTGAACTCGATGGTCTTCTTGAGGGGCTTGGCCTCCACCGCGTCCTTGGCATCCACCATGGGGTCCACGGTGTCCAGGATGTCGAAGCATCGCTCGGCCGAGGCCAGGGACTGCTGGAGGTGTCCCCAAAGACCGTTGAAGCTCTTGAGATTGGGATAGAGGGTGAAGGTGGCTCCCAGGAAGGAGATGAAATCCCCCACCGTCAGGTTGCCCTGGTAAAGCGCCCGGTAGGCCATCCAGAGGATGAGCACCAGCAGGGCCAGGGTGCCGATGGTCTCCACGATGGGCGAGGAGGCCGCGTAGGCCCGGTTGGCCCGCATGGTGACGGAAAAGAACTTGTCGTTGGTCTCCTGGAACTTGCGGCGCTCGTGGGGCTCCATGGCGAAGCCCTTCACCACCCGGATACCCGCCAGGGTCTCGTGGATCTGGGCGTTCAGGTCGGAGA
This window of the bacterium genome carries:
- the rfaE1 gene encoding D-glycero-beta-D-manno-heptose-7-phosphate kinase is translated as MKPKTLLSSVDKTELLALVGALQKKKVVVIGDLMLDVYIRGAVARISPEAPIPVVEINEKDRKMPGGAANVAANITALGGRSAIIGSVGKDQAGKELIRELKEQKVETKGILTLSDRPTTEKTRVIAHTQQVVRIDREVKSALNERQQDQVIQKACQALKDADGLIFEDYNKGLLTTKVIRKVIAYAKAHKKIITVDPKFHNFFEFKGVTVMKPNMKEVTEALGTEAVGQTFESIGSKVMKKLDCKAVVLTRSEHGMTIFETGHTPRTIPTVAREVYDVSGAGDTVIATLTLALTAGASLLQAAALANYAAGIEVEKLGVATVSAEELSQRLLEEMNR
- a CDS encoding glycosyltransferase family 9 protein, with amino-acid sequence MNEPRPKHILVARTDKIGDLLLSLPTFQVLKENFPDAKVTALVSGYAKEIVQGHPAVDSVEIYDPKEGFGRTVQRFKALTPDVFLALYPRAQQVLAAWFAGIPVRVGTGYRWYSPFLNKKVMVHRSLCEKHEVEYNLDLLGPMGVASKPPKIHFSLTDPDRAFVSDLLKEKGIAPKARFLVVHPGHKGSAQNWKPERYGQVISQMAYRGRKVVVTGGPDETALIAQVMTHVRGVGPDQKPVLLIGECTLRQVAAVYERADCFLSGSTGTLHLAAAVGTPTVALFGTIPQTTPVRWGPWGNESTVIMPRNLPCPDCQAGTCRLHDVMDAIKVEEVLEAMEKYIAQAKK
- a CDS encoding DUF3108 domain-containing protein, yielding MRPLPLFLSCLPFLLGGCSLLFVAKGRTDISSTKEAPVPTAVSLEKEMSKKVVLHYEVKPGDSWEFLAEAYYGSSKKAKALARANRMDPAKKPPVGRTISIAEPVYFPNGKEMDAKREQSAKKAKGPAAAQTPPSDLGEADTAQDEKDVALVPRPRANKAFGSGEKLTFEVRAIGVLGGYATLSVEDYKKVQGRPCYPLVARAKTAFPFSTFYPVNDVQTSFFDVVDFITWGFENDVHEGDYQARNRETYDQLKHRLTRQHNQEPVEDLDVQPFTQDIISCFYYFRLLPLEVGKKYLIPTCSGGKNYKLIVKVVGRERVKCPAGTFDCFKAKPFVKYGTVFRNKEDIDLWVTADDRHIPVRIKSAIVIGSIDVSLLDAVVPDMSGDGGKLTSRVSN
- a CDS encoding adenylyltransferase/cytidyltransferase family protein, which translates into the protein MGTILKEGGLRLVKDLRTQGQKVVLAFGVFDLLRVGHTRYLREAKGLGDILVLALASDDSIQRTLGPGRPLLPLEDRIGILAAFEMVDFVTSYSEDDVVPFLNALKPDVLACQGDAPQVLGGFPGKVVLLGHSGDEEAEQLIQVILKKYSDPNTKINE
- a CDS encoding SIS domain-containing protein, whose translation is MIDKIRGRIEESIQVKQNLLSRCLPQIEQAAKLLVEAYKRGNKAVWFGNGGSAADAQHIAAELVGDYLKRRRALMSLALHTNTSTLTALGNDYGYDQIYSHQIEGLCVAGDVAVGLSTSGNSENVLKGVLAAKKNKVHTIGLLGRDGGKIAKEVDIAIVVPASSTDRIQECHMLMGHVFCELIESAMFP
- a CDS encoding HAD family hydrolase — protein: MRKARRKRPAVFLDRDGTLIRDAEYLSDPSQIRLFSKTAAALKLLKKAGFLLLVVSNQSGVARGYFPERMVGKVHRKLKAMLQAKGVRLDAFFYCPHHPKGTVKRYSRSCSCRKPGTGMVRQALRRYPIDLKRSFVVGDKMDDMLLGRNAKVAGSILVGTGHGKEHQKRLMMEPLGKTWVASDILTAAHSILAKGK